The Corallococcus soli DNA window GTCCACACGCGGTCGGGGCACCGCAAGGTGCAGGACGTGCTGGTGGATGCCCGCGTTCCAGCGGAGGCGCGCGACGCGCAACCGGTGGTGGTGGACGCGGACGGAAGGCTCTTGTGGCTTCCAGGGGTCCTGGCCGCCGTGGGGGTCCAGAAAAGGGGCCAGGGCGTCAGCGAGGTGGCTTCCCGACACTCGCTGTGGGCGTCGCCGCCGCTCTCAAGCGAACACCCGGGGCCTCCGTTATAGAGTCGATGCCTCGAAACAGGGGATGGTCGCGCACCCCTAAATAGTTGAGGGCTTTTTGCTGTTGCTGATACGGTCCGTCGCTGGCCTGCACACAGGCGGGCGCCGGGCACATGACGAACTTCGCCGGGGTTCTTCCTGGCACGGCCCTCATCCCGCCGAGTACCGAAAGGGCAGCTGAAACGTGCGTTCGACCTACAAGACCATCGGGCTCTGGGTCATCCTGATCGTCCTCTTCGTCGCCTTCTACAATTTCTTCTCGCAAGGCAACGAGCAGGTGCAGGAGCCGACCTTCACCCAGCTTCTGACGAAGGTGGATGAGAAGAAGGTCCAGGCCGTCTCCATCAAGGGCAACACCTACTCCGGCACGTTCAGTGATTCGAACGACAAGTTCCGGACGACGGGGCCGCCGCCGGAGGTGGCCGTGCTCAACCAGCTCCGCGCCGCCGGCGTGGACGTGAAGTACGAGCGCGAGGAGCAGAACAGCCTCTGGCTCACCATCCTCGGGCAGTGGATGCCCGTCGTCTTCCTGTTCCTCTTCTTCATCTTCTTCATGCGCCAGCTCCAGGGCGGCAGCGGCAAGGCGATGACGTTCGGGAAGTCGAAGGCGAAGCTCCTGAGCGAGAGCCACAACAAGGTCACGTTCGCGGACGTGGCGGGCGTGGACGAGTGCAAGGAGGAGCTGGAGGAGATCGTCGCCTTCCTCAAGGACCCCAAGAAGTTCACCAAGCTGGGCGGCCGCATCCCCAAGGGCGTCCTGATGATGGGGCCTCCGGGCACGGGCAAGACGCTGCTCGCCCGCGCGGTGGCCGGTGAAGCGGGCGTCCCGTTCTTCTCCATCTCCGGCTCGGACTTCGTGGAGATGTTCGTGGGCGTCGGCGCCAGCCGCGTGCGCGACCTGTTCGAGCAGGGCAAGAAGAACGCCCCCTGCATCATCTTCATCGACGAGATCGACGCCGTGGGTCGCCACCGTGGCGCGGGCCTGGGCGGCGGTCACGACGAGCGCGAGCAGACGCTCAACCAACTGCTGGTGGAGATGGACGGCTTCGAGTCCAACGACGGCGTCATCCTCATCGCCGCCACCAACCGTCCGGACGTGTTGGACCCGGCGCTCCAGCGCCCGGGCCGCTTCGACCGCCGCATCATCGTTCCCCGTCCCGACCTCAAGGGCCGCCTGGGCGTGCTGAAGGTGCACACCCGCCGCGTGCCGCTGGCGCCGGAAGTGGAGCTGGAAGTGATTGCCCGCGGAACTCCCGGCATGACGGGCGCGGACCTGGAGAACCTGGTCAACGAGTCGGCCCTGATGGCCGCGCGCCAGAACAAGGAGCGCGTGGACCTGACGGACTTCGAGCAGGCCAAGGACAAGGTCTTCATGGGCCCGGAGCGCCGGTCCATGATCATGACCGACAAGGAGAAGCGGAACACGGCCGTCCACGAGGCCGGCCACGCGCTGCTCGCCAAGCTGCTGCCGGGCTGCGACCCCCTGCACAAGGTCACCATCATCCCGCGCGGTCAGGCCCTGGGCGTCACCTGGTCCCTGCCCACCGAGGACAAGGTGAACGGCTACCGCAAGCAGATCCTCGATCAGATCACCATGGCGATGGGTGGCCGCATCGCCGAGGAGATCATGTTCAACGAGATGAGCAGCGGCGCGGCGAACGACATCGAGCGGGCGACGGAGACGGCGCGCGCCATGGTGTGCCGCTGGGGCATGAGCGAGAAGATGGGCCCGCTGGCGTTCGGCAAGAGCGACGGTGAGGTGTTCCTGGGCCGCGACTTCAACTCGTCCAAGGACTACTCCGAGGACACCGCCCGGCAGATCGACGCGGAAGTGCGCAGCATCGTCGTGGGCTGCTACACGCACGGCAAGCAGCTGCTGACGGACAAGATGGACGTGCTGCAGCGCGTGTCCGACGCCCTGGTGGAGTACGAGACGCTCGACGCCGAGGACGTGAACATCATCCTGCAGGGTGGCCAGCTCACCCGTGAGCGTCCGCCCCCGCGCGTCAGCTCCTCCCCGAAGCCGACGGAGAAGAAGGACAAGCGGAAGATCCTCGACGCGCTCGAGGGCCTGCCCAACATGGAGCCGAAGAAGGCGTAGTCGCCTCCCAGGTTCCGCTGAAGTGACGAAGGCCCTTCCCGCGACTGTCGGGGAGGGCCTTCTGCTTTGCTCCCACGCGGGGCCGGGCCTTCACGCGTTCGTGACGTCGCCCTTTCCGTGGACCCCGGGAAGCGGCGACACTGGGCCTTCCGCCAGGCCCGTGCCTCCGAGGTGTCCCGACCGTGCTGCGTGCCCGCCTCATCTCCCGTGACCGCCCCGACGACCTGATGCTGGCGCTGCGCCGGCTGAACCTCTCCATGCGCTCCTGTCAGCAGCTGACGCGCGAGCTGGGGCACGCGCAGGTGCTGGTGACGGGGGGACGTCCGTCCTACGAGGAGGAGCTGCTGCCCGAATACGGCACCCGCGAGCGCGAGCAGTTCCCGGCCTGGGTGTCGGGCAAGGCCAGCGACCGCGCCGGGGACTCGCTCCTGTCCGGCAGCCGCAAGCAGTTCGAGAAGCTCATCACCCTGGCGCGCAAGTCCCCCCGCACGGACGCGCTGGCGCGGGCGCTGGAGGCCGTGCTCGAACTCCAGGTGACGCCCGTGCTGGAGCTGGGCGGCCGCACGTTCGAGTGGGGCACGCGCACGTACGTGATGGGCGTGGTGAACGTGACGCCCGACAGCTTCTCCGACGGGGGCCGGTTCCCGGACGCGGCCAGCGCGGTGGAGCACGGGGTGGCGCTGGCGGAGGCCGGCGCGGACATCCTCGACGTGGGCGGAGAGTCCACGCGGCCGGGGTCGCTCCCGGTGTCCGCGGAGGAGGAATTGGCGCGCGTGCTCCAGGTGGTGGAGGGCCTGCGCGCGCGCACGTCGGTGCCCATCTCCGTGGACACCATGAAGGCGTCGGTGGCGACGGAGGTGCTCAAGGCCGGCGCCCACCTCATCAACGACGTCACCGGCTTCCACTTCGACCCCGCGCTGCCCGGCGTGGTGGCCGCCGCGGGCGCCGCCTGCTGCCTGATGCACACGCAGGGCATGCCCCGGTCGATGCAGCAGGCACCCCACTACGAGGACGTGGTGAGCGAGGTGATGGAGTACCTGGAGCAGGGGGTGCTCCAGGCGCTGCTGGCGGGCATCCCGCGCGAGCGCATCCTGTTGGATCCAGGCATCGGCTTCGGCAAGACGCTGGAGCACAACCTCTTCCTGCTGCGCCGGCTGGAGGAGCTGCGCGGGCTGGGACAGCCGCTGCTCGTGGGCACCAGCCGCAAGTCCTTCCTGGGGACGCTGGCGGGCGGCAGGGGCCCCACCGAGCGGCTGGCGGCCACGCTGGGGTCCGTGGCGGCCATGGCGGTGATGGGCGGCGCGGACGTGGTCCGGGTGCACGACGTGACCGAGGCGCGAGACGCGCTGGCGGTGGCGGATGCCATCCGCAGGGCCCGGGGTGGCGGCGACCTGTATGGCGCCTGACGCACGCAACCCCGACCGTCACAAAGAGGCCAGGCGGGCATGCCTGGGTGCTTGCCTGGTGGTGGACCCGTCCCTACGTTCGAGCCCGCGTGACGGAAGGGGTATAAGCCCCGGGACGTGAGCGAGGCCGGAAACACTCCGGCGTGCGAAAGGTTGGAGCGGGACACATGGCGTACAGGATGAACATGCCCCCCAAGGAAGCGCAGAAGACGGAGCGGCTGTTCGGCACGGACGGCGTCCGCGGCGTCGCCAACGTCTACCCGATGACGGCCGAGGTCGCGATGAAGCTGGGGCGCGCGCTCGCGTACCTCATCCGCAACGGCCCGCACCGGCACCGCGTCATCGTGGGCAAGGACACGCGACTGTCCGGCTACATGCTGGAGCAGGCGCTGTCCGCCGGCCTCATCTCCATGGGCGTCGACGTGGAGCAGGTGGGCCCGCTGCCCACGCCCGGCATCTCCAACCTCACCACGTCCATGCGCGCGGACGCGGGCGCGGTCATCTCCGCCTCCCACAATCCCTACCAGGACAACGGCATCAAGTTCTTCTGGCGCGACGGCTTCAAGCTGCCGGACGAGACGGAGGCCAAGATTGAAGAGCTGGTCTCCAGCGGTGAAATCGACAACATCCGCCCCACGGCCACCAAGATCGGCCGCGCCATCCGCCTGGAGGACGCGCGGGGCCGCTACATCGTCTACCTGAAGGCCACGTTCCCCCGCGAGCTGACGCTGGAGGGGATGACCATCGTGGTGGATTGCGCCAACGGCGCGGCCTACAAGACGGCGCCCGCGGTGCTGGAGGAGCTGGGCGCGAAGGTCATCGCGCTGGGCGTGTCTCCGGACGGCAAGAACATCAACCACAAGTGCGGCGCGCTCCACCCGGAGGGGCTGGCCAAGGCGGTGGTGAAGCACGGCGCCAACCTGGGCGTGGCGCTGGACGGTGACGCGGACCGCCTCATCGTCGTGGACGAGAAGGGCAACGTCGTGGACGGCGATGCCATCATGGCCATCTGCACGGGGGAGCTCGTCGCGCGCAAGGAGTTGAAGAAGAAGACGCTCGTCGCCACGGTGATGAGCAACATCGGCCTGGAGCGCGCGGTGGCGCAGTGGGGCGTGAAGGTCGCGCGCACCCGCGTGGGCGACCGGCACGTCGTGGACGAGATGCGCCGCAATGGCTACAGCCTGGGCGGCGAGCAGAGCGGCCACCTCATCTTCCTGAACCACACCACCACGGGCGACGGCACGCTCGCGGCGCTCCAGCTGCTGGCGGTGATGTGCCGCCACGGCAAGCCCCTGAGCGAGCTGGCCTCCATCTTCCAGCCGGTGCCCCAGACGCTGCTCAACGTGGTGGTGAAGCAGCGCCGGGAGCTGGGCGAGCTGCCCACGGTGATGAAGGCCATCAAGAACGTGGAGCAGAAGCTGGGCGCCTCCGGCCGCGTGCTGGTGCGCTTCTCCGGCACGGAGCCCAAGGCCCGCGTCCTCATCGAAGGCGAGGACGCCGCGCGCAACGAGGCGTATGCCCGGGAGATCGTCGAGGCGATCTCCAAGGCCCTCAACGGTTAGCAGGGCGGGACTTCCGTCCTGTGCCCCTCGCAGGACGGTTGACTTCCGGACGCCGGCCACGAATAGAGGGGCCGGCGCGGGCCCGGGCCCCGGACAATCCCGCACCTCGCGCCAGGTGAGGAGCGGTCGATGGGACAGCGACTGGGTGTCAACGTGGATCACGTGGCGACGCTGCGGCAGGCGCGGCGCACCGTGTATCCGGATCCGGTGACGGCGGCGGCGTTGGCGGAGCTGGCCGGCGCCCGGCAGATCACCATCCACCTGCGCGAGGACCGGCGCCACATTCAGGACCGGGACCTGCGCATCCTCCGCGACACGGTGCAGACGCTCCTGAACCTGGAGATGGCCGCCACCGCGGAGATGGTGAAGATCGCCTACGAGTACAAGCCGGACGTGGTGACGCTCGTCCCCGAGCGGCGCGAGGAACTCACCACCGAGGGCGGCCTGGAGGTCGCGGGCCAGCGCGAAACCATCGCGAAGATCATCAAGAATTTGAAGGACGGGGAGATCGCCGTCTCGCTGTTCATTGATCCGGACCTGGACCAGGTGCGCGCGTCGCACAAGGTGAACGCGGACCGGGTGGAGCTGCACACGGGGCGCTACTGCGAGGCGCGCAACGACAAGGAGCGCGCGCGGGAGCTGGCGCGCATCGTGGACGCGGCCAAGGCGAGCGCGAAGCTGGGCATGGGCGTGGCCGCGGGCCACGGGCTCAACTACGACAACGTGCAGGCCATCGCGCGCATCCAGGAGATCGACGAGCTGAACATCGGGCACGCCATCGTCGGGCGCGCGGTGCTGGTGGGCTTCGAGCGCGCGGTGCGTGAGATGTTGGACCTCATGCGCGACGCCAGGTAGCCGGCATGCCCATCGTCGGCCTGGGGTTGGACCTCTGCTCCATCGAGCGCATCCAGCGCATCCTCGACGGTCCGCGCAAGGACGCCTTCCTCGCGCGCGTGTACACCGAGGGTGAGCGGGCCTACTGCGCGCCCCGCCACGACGCGGCCAGCGCCTTCGCGGCCCGGTTCGCGGCCAAGGAGGCGCTGGTGAAGGCGATGGGGGTTCCGCCCGGGGTGCACTGGAAGGACATGGAGGTGGTGCGCGAGGGCGGCCCGCCGCGCTTCGTGCTCTCCGGCGTGGCCCGTGAAGTGATGGAAGCGCGAGGGTGGGAGGCGATGCTCGCGCTCACCCATGATGCCGGCGTGGCCGCGGCCACGGTGGTGCTCCAGACGAAGTGAAGCAGGAAGGACTGAAGCCATGCAGCGCGTGCTGACCGCCGTCCAGATGCGTGAAGCCGAAGCGGCCGCCCAGGAGCGTCACGGGATGCCCTCCGGGTTGTTGATGGAGAACGCGGGCCGCGCGCTCGCGGACGCCGCCCGGAGCGTCGCGGGCCCGGGCGGGCGCTTCACCGTGCTCTGCGGCCCCGG harbors:
- the ftsH gene encoding ATP-dependent zinc metalloprotease FtsH — its product is MRSTYKTIGLWVILIVLFVAFYNFFSQGNEQVQEPTFTQLLTKVDEKKVQAVSIKGNTYSGTFSDSNDKFRTTGPPPEVAVLNQLRAAGVDVKYEREEQNSLWLTILGQWMPVVFLFLFFIFFMRQLQGGSGKAMTFGKSKAKLLSESHNKVTFADVAGVDECKEELEEIVAFLKDPKKFTKLGGRIPKGVLMMGPPGTGKTLLARAVAGEAGVPFFSISGSDFVEMFVGVGASRVRDLFEQGKKNAPCIIFIDEIDAVGRHRGAGLGGGHDEREQTLNQLLVEMDGFESNDGVILIAATNRPDVLDPALQRPGRFDRRIIVPRPDLKGRLGVLKVHTRRVPLAPEVELEVIARGTPGMTGADLENLVNESALMAARQNKERVDLTDFEQAKDKVFMGPERRSMIMTDKEKRNTAVHEAGHALLAKLLPGCDPLHKVTIIPRGQALGVTWSLPTEDKVNGYRKQILDQITMAMGGRIAEEIMFNEMSSGAANDIERATETARAMVCRWGMSEKMGPLAFGKSDGEVFLGRDFNSSKDYSEDTARQIDAEVRSIVVGCYTHGKQLLTDKMDVLQRVSDALVEYETLDAEDVNIILQGGQLTRERPPPRVSSSPKPTEKKDKRKILDALEGLPNMEPKKA
- the folP gene encoding dihydropteroate synthase; this encodes MLRARLISRDRPDDLMLALRRLNLSMRSCQQLTRELGHAQVLVTGGRPSYEEELLPEYGTREREQFPAWVSGKASDRAGDSLLSGSRKQFEKLITLARKSPRTDALARALEAVLELQVTPVLELGGRTFEWGTRTYVMGVVNVTPDSFSDGGRFPDAASAVEHGVALAEAGADILDVGGESTRPGSLPVSAEEELARVLQVVEGLRARTSVPISVDTMKASVATEVLKAGAHLINDVTGFHFDPALPGVVAAAGAACCLMHTQGMPRSMQQAPHYEDVVSEVMEYLEQGVLQALLAGIPRERILLDPGIGFGKTLEHNLFLLRRLEELRGLGQPLLVGTSRKSFLGTLAGGRGPTERLAATLGSVAAMAVMGGADVVRVHDVTEARDALAVADAIRRARGGGDLYGA
- the glmM gene encoding phosphoglucosamine mutase translates to MAYRMNMPPKEAQKTERLFGTDGVRGVANVYPMTAEVAMKLGRALAYLIRNGPHRHRVIVGKDTRLSGYMLEQALSAGLISMGVDVEQVGPLPTPGISNLTTSMRADAGAVISASHNPYQDNGIKFFWRDGFKLPDETEAKIEELVSSGEIDNIRPTATKIGRAIRLEDARGRYIVYLKATFPRELTLEGMTIVVDCANGAAYKTAPAVLEELGAKVIALGVSPDGKNINHKCGALHPEGLAKAVVKHGANLGVALDGDADRLIVVDEKGNVVDGDAIMAICTGELVARKELKKKTLVATVMSNIGLERAVAQWGVKVARTRVGDRHVVDEMRRNGYSLGGEQSGHLIFLNHTTTGDGTLAALQLLAVMCRHGKPLSELASIFQPVPQTLLNVVVKQRRELGELPTVMKAIKNVEQKLGASGRVLVRFSGTEPKARVLIEGEDAARNEAYAREIVEAISKALNG
- a CDS encoding pyridoxine 5'-phosphate synthase, encoding MGQRLGVNVDHVATLRQARRTVYPDPVTAAALAELAGARQITIHLREDRRHIQDRDLRILRDTVQTLLNLEMAATAEMVKIAYEYKPDVVTLVPERREELTTEGGLEVAGQRETIAKIIKNLKDGEIAVSLFIDPDLDQVRASHKVNADRVELHTGRYCEARNDKERARELARIVDAAKASAKLGMGVAAGHGLNYDNVQAIARIQEIDELNIGHAIVGRAVLVGFERAVREMLDLMRDAR
- the acpS gene encoding holo-ACP synthase, which produces MPIVGLGLDLCSIERIQRILDGPRKDAFLARVYTEGERAYCAPRHDAASAFAARFAAKEALVKAMGVPPGVHWKDMEVVREGGPPRFVLSGVAREVMEARGWEAMLALTHDAGVAAATVVLQTK